Proteins from a single region of Streptococcus mitis:
- the recF gene encoding DNA replication/repair protein RecF (All proteins in this family for which functions are known are DNA-binding proteins that assist the filamentation of RecA onto DNA for the initiation of recombination or recombinational repair.), giving the protein MWLQNLSLKTFRNYKETKIDFNPKLNVFLGRNAQGKTNMLEAIYFLALTRSHRTRTDKNLIHFDEEQLHLSGLVQKKTGSIPLEIELTQKGRVTKVNHLKQARLSDYVGHMNVVLFAPEDLQLIKGAPSVRRKFIDMELGQIKPIYLSDLTNYNHILKQRNTYLKSAQKIDETFLSVLDDQLVDYGCRVMNHRLDFIKKLESFARKKHFELSNQIEELSISYQSSVKITDKQNLSKSFKIALEKSRTRDLFKKNTGVGPHRDDISFYINGMDASFGSQGQHRSLVLSIKLAEIELMESITTESPILLLDDVMSELDNTRQLKLLETISQSIQTFITTTSLDHLQNLPKNLSIFTIQGGKVFVNEN; this is encoded by the coding sequence ATGTGGCTACAAAACCTATCTCTCAAGACTTTTCGTAACTACAAAGAGACGAAAATAGACTTTAATCCTAAATTGAATGTCTTTTTAGGACGCAATGCACAAGGAAAAACAAATATGCTAGAGGCTATCTATTTTTTAGCCTTAACGCGTAGTCATCGAACTCGAACAGATAAAAATCTCATTCATTTTGATGAGGAACAACTTCATCTTTCAGGTCTCGTTCAGAAAAAAACTGGATCCATTCCCCTAGAAATCGAACTAACACAAAAAGGCCGTGTGACAAAAGTTAATCACTTAAAACAGGCGCGCCTTTCAGATTATGTAGGACACATGAATGTTGTTTTATTTGCTCCTGAAGATTTACAACTAATTAAAGGAGCACCTTCGGTTCGACGGAAATTCATTGATATGGAACTTGGACAAATCAAGCCAATCTATTTATCTGACTTAACCAATTATAATCACATCCTAAAACAAAGAAACACTTATCTAAAATCAGCTCAAAAAATAGATGAAACCTTCCTTTCAGTATTGGATGATCAGCTAGTTGATTATGGATGTCGTGTAATGAATCACCGCTTAGATTTCATAAAAAAACTAGAATCATTTGCGCGTAAGAAACATTTTGAACTCTCAAATCAGATTGAAGAGTTGTCAATATCTTATCAATCTTCTGTCAAGATAACTGACAAACAAAACTTATCCAAATCTTTCAAAATTGCTTTAGAAAAAAGTAGAACCAGAGATTTATTTAAAAAGAATACTGGCGTTGGTCCTCATCGAGATGATATTTCTTTTTATATAAATGGGATGGATGCTAGCTTTGGAAGTCAAGGTCAACATCGCAGTCTCGTCCTTTCTATAAAATTAGCAGAAATCGAGTTAATGGAAAGTATTACTACAGAATCTCCGATATTATTGCTTGACGATGTTATGAGTGAACTTGACAATACTAGACAGTTAAAATTATTAGAAACGATTTCTCAGTCAATCCAAACCTTTATCACAACAACAAGCTTAGACCATCTTCAAAATCTACCAAAAAATCTAAGTATCTTCACTATTCAGGGTGGTAAAGTTTTTGTAAACGAAAATTGA
- the yaaA gene encoding S4 domain-containing protein YaaA, translated as MEYKLFEEFITLQALLKELGITHSGGAIKSFLSEHSVYFNGELESRRGKKLRIGDKVDIPDMDIDILLTQPTSEEQEEYQADKVEKERIAKLVKEMNKGIKKDKSKPASSPKNKQAPRFPGR; from the coding sequence ATGGAATACAAATTATTTGAAGAATTTATTACCCTCCAAGCACTACTCAAAGAACTTGGAATTACACATAGCGGAGGAGCTATCAAATCATTTCTCTCTGAACATTCTGTTTACTTTAATGGGGAATTAGAGAGTCGTCGTGGTAAAAAACTTCGTATTGGTGATAAAGTTGACATCCCTGACATGGACATTGACATCTTGTTGACACAACCTACTTCTGAAGAACAAGAGGAATACCAAGCTGATAAAGTTGAAAAAGAACGGATCGCTAAACTTGTCAAAGAGATGAATAAGGGAATTAAAAAAGACAAATCGAAACCTGCTTCATCACCTAAAAACAAACAAGCTCCGCGATTCCCTGGTAGATAA